One genomic window of Streptomyces sp. WP-1 includes the following:
- a CDS encoding cytochrome P450, with protein MTPLRYPDGHVGHLVTGLQAARSVLADTRFSSLPAGKRSPVKVPGSELSTDALPAGMFVNMDPPEHTRYRRLLSKHFTIRRVRELRPRIQELTDRLLDEMAGASGPVDLVQAFAKPLPTLVTSELLGLPEADRAEFGRHVDVLFSLSTTGEEMQQSMAILGGMLHALIAAARKDAGPDILGRLTVETDLTDEELLGITIVLLIAGLETTTNMLALGTYALLRHPEQLAALRADWSLMDDAVEELLRYLSVVQIGPIRVAAEDFEFEGRPIRAGEVVTVSLPAANRDPQGFEDADTFDIRRGPSRHVAFGNGPHQCMGHHLARLELAIGYESLLRRFPRLELAVPAEEIGTREMMVTYGVLELPVRW; from the coding sequence ATGACCCCGCTGCGGTATCCCGACGGGCACGTCGGTCATCTGGTCACCGGTCTCCAGGCCGCGCGGTCCGTGCTGGCCGACACCCGGTTCAGCTCCCTGCCCGCCGGGAAGCGTTCGCCGGTGAAGGTGCCCGGCTCGGAGCTGAGCACCGACGCGCTGCCCGCGGGGATGTTCGTGAACATGGACCCGCCCGAGCACACCCGCTACCGCCGGCTGCTGAGCAAGCACTTCACCATCCGCCGGGTACGGGAACTCCGGCCGCGCATCCAGGAGCTGACGGACCGTCTGCTGGACGAGATGGCGGGCGCGAGCGGTCCCGTCGATCTCGTCCAGGCCTTCGCCAAGCCCCTTCCCACGCTGGTCACCTCGGAACTGCTCGGCCTGCCGGAGGCGGACCGCGCGGAGTTCGGGCGCCATGTGGACGTGCTCTTCAGCCTCTCCACCACCGGAGAGGAGATGCAGCAGTCGATGGCGATCCTCGGCGGCATGCTCCACGCCCTGATCGCGGCCGCGCGCAAGGACGCGGGCCCGGACATCCTGGGCAGGCTCACCGTGGAGACGGACCTGACCGACGAGGAGCTGCTCGGGATCACGATCGTCCTTCTCATCGCCGGGCTGGAGACGACCACCAACATGCTGGCGCTGGGGACTTACGCCCTGCTGCGCCACCCCGAGCAGCTGGCCGCGCTGCGCGCCGACTGGTCACTGATGGACGACGCCGTCGAGGAACTGCTGCGCTACCTCAGCGTGGTGCAGATCGGGCCGATCCGGGTGGCCGCCGAGGACTTCGAGTTCGAGGGGCGGCCGATCCGCGCGGGCGAGGTCGTCACGGTGTCGCTGCCCGCGGCCAACCGTGACCCGCAGGGCTTCGAGGACGCCGACACCTTCGACATCCGCCGGGGCCCGTCCCGGCACGTGGCCTTCGGCAACGGCCCGCACCAGTGCATGGGGCACCACTTGGCCCGGCTGGAACTCGCCATCGGCTACGAGTCGTTGCTGCGCCGCTTCCCCCGCCTGGAACTGGCCGTGCCGGCCGAGGAGATCGGCACCCGGGAGATGATGGTGACGTACGGCGTCCTCGAACTGCCCGTACGCTGGTGA
- a CDS encoding ferredoxin, which translates to MTRIEIEMDLCCGAGACVLAAPAVFDQNDDDGTVILLDATPPADQREAAQEAAARCPTSAIRVV; encoded by the coding sequence GTGACGAGGATCGAGATCGAGATGGACCTCTGCTGCGGCGCGGGAGCCTGTGTCCTCGCCGCCCCGGCGGTCTTCGACCAGAACGACGACGACGGCACGGTGATCCTGCTCGACGCCACTCCCCCGGCCGACCAGCGGGAGGCGGCACAGGAGGCGGCCGCGCGGTGTCCGACGTCGGCCATCAGAGTCGTATGA
- a CDS encoding GNAT family N-acetyltransferase, with protein MSSRTSPIGRQITIRRSVARDAKRLTRLVRGSGAYAGKYASAVAGYRVGPDYLEAHRAFVAVGGEEDGGRVLGFYALVLDPPELDLLFVADEAQGRGIGRLLVAHMQSEARAAGIDRVKVVSHLPAQDFYHRVGAIRTGTALANPPAVPWDRPEFEFRIPPE; from the coding sequence ATGAGTTCACGCACTTCCCCGATCGGCCGGCAGATCACGATACGGAGATCCGTCGCCCGGGACGCCAAACGGCTCACGCGGCTCGTGCGTGGCTCGGGTGCCTACGCGGGCAAGTACGCCTCCGCGGTCGCGGGCTACCGGGTCGGTCCCGATTACCTGGAGGCCCACCGCGCCTTCGTGGCCGTCGGCGGCGAGGAGGACGGCGGCCGGGTCCTCGGGTTCTACGCGCTCGTCCTCGACCCGCCGGAGCTCGACCTGCTGTTCGTCGCCGACGAGGCGCAGGGACGGGGTATCGGACGGCTGCTCGTCGCGCACATGCAGTCCGAGGCGCGCGCCGCCGGGATCGACCGCGTCAAGGTCGTGTCGCATCTTCCCGCCCAGGACTTCTACCACCGCGTCGGCGCCATCCGCACCGGAACCGCCCTCGCGAACCCGCCCGCCGTGCCGTGGGACCGTCCCGAGTTCGAGTTCCGCATCCCTCCGGAGTGA
- a CDS encoding MFS transporter, translating into MSRPPLAEETTGAADTGPPPGLWRNRDFNLLWTGQSLSDLGGAMVDLALPLLVLQQTGSPTRAGVVGTAGLVTTLVCRLPAGVLADRYDRRRLMIACDALRIAVYALLGWAVLSGAAGLPVILAVVIAGAAATAVFSTAEHASVRSLVRPDQLASAVARNEARTYGVSLAGPPLGGLLFGLGRFLPFLGNAVSFVVSLVAVCWIRRPLQQPREEVAAPVGASTAEGLRFLLGHPFLRALLAIAAPLNMAFTGMIFAMTLALRRAGVAPVLVGLAGAIFALGGLLGAFAAPALQRRLRLPVLITLLCWATAALMAVSTLLSGSVLAAVPLAAAVFLGPTANATLFGHQAAVTPDHLQGRVVSGVLLAAGSAAALAPVLAGALLSHWRPGPAMLVFPALVVVAAVTATFSKGIRTMSP; encoded by the coding sequence ATGAGCCGGCCGCCGCTCGCCGAGGAGACCACCGGGGCGGCGGACACCGGTCCACCGCCCGGCCTGTGGCGCAACCGCGACTTCAACCTGCTGTGGACCGGGCAGTCCCTGTCCGACCTGGGCGGCGCCATGGTCGACCTGGCGCTGCCGCTGCTGGTGCTCCAGCAGACCGGGTCCCCGACGCGGGCCGGGGTCGTCGGCACCGCCGGGCTCGTCACCACCCTGGTGTGCCGGCTGCCGGCCGGTGTCCTCGCCGACCGGTACGACCGGCGCCGGCTGATGATCGCCTGCGACGCGCTGCGGATCGCCGTGTACGCCCTGCTCGGCTGGGCGGTCCTGAGCGGCGCGGCCGGTCTGCCGGTGATCCTCGCGGTGGTGATCGCCGGGGCCGCCGCCACCGCCGTCTTCAGCACCGCCGAACACGCCTCGGTACGCAGCCTGGTCCGCCCGGACCAGCTCGCCTCCGCGGTCGCCCGCAACGAGGCGCGGACCTACGGCGTGTCGCTGGCCGGACCACCACTGGGCGGCCTGCTGTTCGGGCTCGGCCGGTTCCTGCCCTTCCTGGGCAACGCGGTCAGCTTCGTGGTGTCCCTGGTGGCCGTCTGCTGGATCAGACGGCCCCTCCAGCAGCCCCGCGAGGAGGTGGCCGCGCCCGTCGGCGCGTCCACCGCGGAGGGGCTGCGGTTCCTGCTGGGGCATCCGTTCCTGCGGGCCCTGCTGGCGATCGCGGCGCCGCTGAACATGGCCTTCACCGGCATGATCTTCGCGATGACCCTCGCCCTGCGCCGGGCCGGTGTCGCACCGGTCCTGGTGGGCCTCGCCGGTGCGATCTTCGCGCTCGGCGGCCTCCTCGGGGCCTTCGCCGCCCCGGCACTCCAGCGGCGGCTGCGGCTGCCCGTCCTGATCACGCTGCTGTGCTGGGCGACCGCCGCCCTGATGGCGGTCAGCACGCTGCTGTCCGGCTCCGTCCTGGCCGCGGTGCCGCTGGCCGCCGCGGTCTTCCTCGGCCCCACCGCGAACGCCACGCTCTTCGGCCACCAGGCCGCCGTCACCCCCGACCACTTACAGGGCCGCGTGGTCAGCGGCGTCCTGCTCGCCGCCGGCTCGGCCGCCGCCCTCGCCCCCGTCCTGGCCGGCGCCCTCCTCTCCCACTGGCGCCCGGGCCCGGCCATGCTGGTCTTCCCGGCACTGGTCGTCGTGGCGGCGGTGACGGCCACCTTCAGCAAGGGAATCCGGACGATGTCGCCGTAG
- a CDS encoding GNAT family N-acetyltransferase, with amino-acid sequence MTPELRTERLEFLPYRPEHEDVFVELLRDEEVCRWMGQDLVPEPQIREVFRAILTDIYPEGRFDVWGLWLAGRYVGHAEVKPTGNVEGHELVTALAPGYWGRGLGGEVIRGLLRHAAENLGLTEAYGMVGAENTASLAMCRRVGFRHLRDVIGDDGSVTKLLIIPTAAGWADSAERTAAEAGAQTPATGTGATDGPVPVGAPGAKDVVGVASGEGLAGAVRGEVVAGTAGTEGLAGTATTEGLAGAASAGEAG; translated from the coding sequence ATGACCCCCGAACTGCGCACCGAACGCCTGGAGTTCCTCCCCTACCGGCCAGAGCACGAGGACGTCTTCGTCGAGCTGCTGCGCGACGAGGAGGTGTGCCGCTGGATGGGCCAGGACCTCGTGCCCGAACCGCAGATCCGCGAGGTGTTCCGCGCCATCCTCACCGACATCTACCCCGAGGGGCGGTTCGACGTCTGGGGCCTGTGGCTGGCGGGCCGCTACGTCGGCCACGCCGAGGTCAAACCGACGGGCAACGTCGAGGGCCACGAACTCGTCACCGCCCTCGCCCCCGGCTACTGGGGCCGGGGACTGGGCGGCGAGGTGATCCGCGGCCTGCTCCGGCACGCCGCCGAGAACCTCGGCCTCACCGAGGCGTACGGCATGGTCGGCGCCGAGAACACCGCCAGCCTGGCCATGTGCCGCCGCGTGGGCTTCCGCCACCTGCGCGACGTCATCGGCGACGACGGCTCGGTGACCAAGCTGCTGATCATCCCGACGGCGGCGGGTTGGGCGGACAGCGCGGAGCGTACGGCCGCCGAGGCCGGCGCACAGACCCCGGCGACCGGCACCGGCGCGACGGACGGCCCGGTGCCCGTGGGGGCGCCGGGCGCCAAGGATGTCGTCGGCGTGGCGAGTGGGGAGGGCCTGGCGGGAGCGGTGCGTGGCGAGGTGGTGGCCGGGACGGCGGGTACCGAGGGTCTGGCCGGGACGGCGACTACCGAGGGTCTGGCCGGGGCGGCGAGCGCCGGGGAGGCGGGATGA
- a CDS encoding MbtH family NRPS accessory protein, which translates to MDENTRYQVLRNDEEQYSLWPVDIEVPAGWQPAGKEGTEAECSAYVDEVWTDMRPKSLRERMENAGA; encoded by the coding sequence ATGGACGAGAACACCCGCTACCAGGTGCTGCGCAACGACGAGGAGCAGTACTCCCTCTGGCCCGTCGACATCGAGGTGCCCGCCGGCTGGCAGCCCGCCGGCAAGGAGGGCACCGAGGCCGAGTGCTCCGCGTACGTCGACGAGGTGTGGACCGACATGCGGCCCAAGAGCCTGCGCGAGCGCATGGAGAACGCGGGCGCCTGA